CGACGCGGCGCGGGAGGCGGCCTGGATCGAGCGGCTGCGGCCGCAATTCGCGCAGTTCGGCGCCAGCCCGCCGCCACGGCTGCGCGAGGTCTACAAGAGCTTCGTCGAGGACGACGCCATGCTGGCGATGCTGCTGGAGGAAAAGCCGGCCGTCGTCAGCTTCCATTTCGGCCTGCCGCCGGAGGCGCGCGTGCGGGCGCTGCGGGAGGCCGGCATCATCCTGCTGGCCTCCGCCACCAGCCTGGCCGAGGCGCGGATGGCGGCGGCGGCCGGCATGCATGCCATCGTCGCCCAGGGCTACGAGGCTGGCGGGCATCGCGGCATCTTCGATCCGGAGGCTGGCGATGAGCGGCTGGGAACGCTGGCCCTGACGCGCATCCTGGCGCGTGGCCTCGACCTGCCGGTGATCGCCGCGGGCGGGATCATGGATGGCGCGGGCATCGCGGCGGTGCTGCGTCTCGGCGCCGGCGCGGCGCAACTCGGCACCGCCTTCATCGCCTGCCCGGAATCCCTCGCCGATGACGCCTATCGCGCCGCCCTGGCCAGCGAGGCGGCGCATCATACCACCGTCACCCCTGGCATATCCGGCCGCCCGGCGCGCTGCCTGGACAACCGCTTCACCGCCATGCTGGCGGATGTGCCGGACAGGGAGATTCCGGCCTACCCCATCGCCTATGATGCCGGGAAGGCGCTGAACCAGGCGGCCAGGGCAGCGGGCGAGGCAGGCTTCGGCGCGCAATGGGCAGGCCAGGGCGCCCCGCTGGCGCGGGCCCTGCCGGCCGCGGAACTCATGGCCGCCCTGATCGCGGAGATGCGGGGCGGGTAGCTGGATGGCGATCGCCGCCCGCTTCACGCGGGCGGCGATCAGGCAGGCCGGATCAGTCGGCCGTGGCGCCGGAGGCCTTCACGATCGGCACCCAGACATCGACTTCGTTCTTCACATATTCGGCGAAGCGCTCGGGCGTGTAGTCGCGCATGGCGGGGGTGCCCATCTCGCTCAGGCGCTGCTGCACGGTCGCGTCGCCCAGCGCCTCGTTGATGGCGGCGTTCATGCGCTCGACGATGTCGCGCGGCAGGCCGGCGGGGCCGAAGATGCCGTACCAGGAATAGGCCTTGAAGCCGGGCAGGCCCACTTCCGCCGCCGTCGGCACATCCGGCATCAGGTTGGAACGCTCATCCGTCGCGACGAACAGCGTCTTGACCTGGCCTTCCTTGTGGTAGGGCAGCA
This genomic window from Roseomonas marmotae contains:
- a CDS encoding NAD(P)H-dependent flavin oxidoreductase, with the translated sequence MTSARPHDLPGLLGIEWPIIQAPMAGVSSPALAAAVSEAGGLGSLGAGASDAAGTRAMIGAVRQRTRHPFNVNLFCHRPAQADAAREAAWIERLRPQFAQFGASPPPRLREVYKSFVEDDAMLAMLLEEKPAVVSFHFGLPPEARVRALREAGIILLASATSLAEARMAAAAGMHAIVAQGYEAGGHRGIFDPEAGDERLGTLALTRILARGLDLPVIAAGGIMDGAGIAAVLRLGAGAAQLGTAFIACPESLADDAYRAALASEAAHHTTVTPGISGRPARCLDNRFTAMLADVPDREIPAYPIAYDAGKALNQAARAAGEAGFGAQWAGQGAPLARALPAAELMAALIAEMRGG